In a genomic window of Aquila chrysaetos chrysaetos chromosome Z, bAquChr1.4, whole genome shotgun sequence:
- the FAM214B gene encoding protein FAM214B, with amino-acid sequence MRHIHAEDAPLPPEHSTDPSLSQPSGEAPLEPSSQCCTHRSILMGYNETEITRQKVYQVSIFSHLSSSSENMEQRAGSRPAVKRAYPKQQTPEAGRDPKRTLWGSGVVDGKHDGSPGQASLDDDDDDDTFEDGLLVEELSLSGSAQHFSHSGLRVVEHRCEGSPSQSPKASKEDKLQDVSSSSRPQHIACSTLHMRDSCPVSSGDQPIDYGENGEQASSYNLLPFDLHNIAQTAWLDSGGKREKPGSSPAHSSWASREEEWPVVANRCKDSPLQTALSSGPSNLRSPGKTPCRSSQLSSSSCTVKKKLLSTGRVVAASCSKDESLSPLAKKKRFLPSHPVPTTCRSTDAKGAPFWNHLLPAAKSSVDCAAIRKRLKNGLCLTWEHLRNSLQRGTRCSAAPWATTTVSHALLGNFEESILKGRFAPSGRIEGFTAEIGASGSYCPQHATLPVDVTYFDISEHSAPSPFLGVINLEALGKKGYNVPKAGTIQVTLFNPNKTVVKMFLVTYDFQDMPANHMTFLRHRIFLVPVGEEEWATTAPSNPPGTGPPRRVLCYLMHLRFHSSKSGKIYLHNDIRLLFSRKSIEVDSGIPYELKSFTEMPRNPCYSPWA; translated from the exons ATGCGGCACATCCACGCGGAGGATGCTCCCCTGCCCCCGGAGCACAGCACGGACCCCAGCCTGTCCCAGCCCAGTGGAGAGGCACCCTTGGAGCCTTCCTCGCAGTGCTGCACCCACCGCAGCATCCTCATGGGGTACAATGAGACAGAGATCACGCGCCAGAAGGTTTACCAGGTCTCCATCTTCTCCCATCTCTCCAGCTCCTCTGAGAACATGGAGCAGCGGGCAGGCAGCCGACCAGCTGTCAAGAGAGCTTACCCCAAGCAGCAAACTCCAGAGGCAGGGCGAGATCCCAAACGAACTCTCTGGGGTAGTGGGGTGGTGGATGGCAAGCACGATGGGAGCCCTGGGCAGGCTTCCttggatgatgatgatgatgatgacacCTTCGAGGACGGTCTGCTGGTAGAGGAGCTATCCCTGAGCGGCTCTGCCCAGCACTTCTCCCACAGTGGGCTGCGGGTGGTGGAACACCGGTGTGAGGGCAGCCCTAGCCAGAGCCCCAAGGCCAGCAAAGAGGACAAGCTGCAGGatgtctcctcctcctctcggCCCCAGCACATTGCTTGCAGTACTTTGCACATGAGAGATAGTTGCCCTGTCTCATCGGGGGATCAGCCCATAGACTATGGGGAGAATGGGGAGCAGGCAAGCAGCTACAACTTACTACCCTTTGATTTGCACAATATTGCACAAACAGCCTGGTTGGACTCTggtgggaagagagagaagccaGGAAGCAGCCCAGCTCACAGCAGCTGGGCTAGCAGAGAAGAGGAATGGCCAGTGGTGGCCAACAGGTGCAAGGATTCCCCGCTGCAGACTGCACTCAGCTCTGGGCCCAGCAACCTGAGGTCACCAGGAAAGACAccctgcaggagcagccagctcagcagcagcagctgcacagtCAAAAAGAAGCTGCTGTCCACTGGCAGGGTTGTGGCTGCCTCCTGCTCTAAGGATGAGAGTCTGTCCCCACTGGCAAAGAAGAAGAGGTTCCTGCCTTCCCATCCAGTGCCCACGACCTGCCGCAGCACTGATGCCAAAGGGGCCCCTTTCTGGAATcacctgctccctgcagccaag AGCTCTGTGGATTGTGCTGCGATCAGGAAGAGACTGAAGAACGGGCTGTGCCTGACATG GGAACACCTCCGCAACAGCCTCCAGAGGGGCACCAGGTGCTCCGCAGCACCCTGGGCCACCACCACCGTCAGCCATGCTCTGCTGGGCAACTTTGAG GAATCCATCCTGAAAGGCCGCTTTGCACCATCGGGGAGGATTGAGGGGTTCACGGCTGAGATCGGCGCCAGTGGCTCCTACTGCCCCCAGCACGCCACCCTGCCCGTTGACGTCACCTACTTTGACATCTCCGAACACAGCGCGCCCTCGCCTTTCCTG GGAGTGATTAACTTGGAGGCCTTGGGAAAGAAGGGTTATAATGTCCCCAAAGCTGGAACCATCCAAGTG ACCTTATTTAACCCCAACAAGACTGTGGTGAAGATGTTCTTGGTGACATACGACTTCCAGGACATGCCAGCCAACCACATGACCTTCTTACGCCATCGCATTTTCCTGGTGCctgtgggggaggaggaatgggCAACCACGGCCCCCAGCAACCCACCAGGCACCGGCCCACCCCGCAGGGTCCTCTGCTACCTGATGCACCTAAG GTTTCACAGCTCCAAGTCAGGGAAGATCTACCTTCACAACGACATCCGGCTGCTTTTTTCTCGCAAGTCAATTGAGGTTGACTCGGGGATCCCCTATGAACTGAAATCGTTCACGGAGATGCCGAGAAACCCCTGTTACTCGCCCTGGGCCTGA